A genomic region of Paroedura picta isolate Pp20150507F chromosome 4, Ppicta_v3.0, whole genome shotgun sequence contains the following coding sequences:
- the TIMM13 gene encoding mitochondrial import inner membrane translocase subunit Tim13, with translation MLNSHAAWVGDRMAAGADFGSGGRLDPGVLMEQVKVQIAVANAQELLQRMTDKCFRKCIGKPGSSLDNSEQKCIAMCMDRYMDAWNTVSRAYNSRLQRERANM, from the exons ATGCTCAACTCACACGCTGCCTGGGTCGGGGACAGGATGGCTGCCGGAGCAGATTTCGGGTCGGGGGGCCGGCTGGATCCGGGTGTGCTTATGGAGCAGGTCAAGGTGCAGATTGCCGTGGCCAACGCGCAGGAGCTGCTACAG AGAATGACAGACAAGTGTTTCCGAAAATGTATTGGGAAACCTGGAAGTTCCCTGGATAACTCTGAGCAG AAATGTATTGCTATGTGCATGGACCGGTACATGGACGCATGGAACACTGTCTCACGAGCATACAACTCTCGACTGCAGAGGGAGCGAGCCAATATGTGA